CAATACCTTCTGAAAGCTTTACTATCGAATTGgagaccgttgtccgagattagggtgtgAGGGACTCCGAACCTGGTGACGATGTTCTTCCAAATAAATTTCTAGGCATCTACGTCTCTAATGTTTGCTAGCGGCTCGGCTtcgacccattttgtgaaataatcagtGCCGACGAGGAGGAACCTTTTGTTCCCCACTGCTTTAGGAAATGGTCCtaggatatccaagccccactgTGCGAACGGCCACGGGCTGGACAGCGGATTGAGGGTCCCGCCCGGCTGATGTATATTTGGGGCGAACCTTTAGCATTGGTTGCACTTCTTCACGTATTCGTGTGCTTCTTTCTGCATGCTCGACCACTAGTAACCTTGGGTTATGGCCCTATGGGACAAGGATCTACCCCTTGTATGGCTCCCACAAATTCCTTCGTGCAATTCCTTTAAGATAAGCTTCGTGGCATCTGGGTGTACGCATAGCAAGTACGGTCCTGAAAATGAGCGCTTATACAGTTTCAAGTCCTCGGACAGCCAGAATCGAGAAGCCTTTCTTCTAATTTTGTCGGCCTCGATCCTCTCTTCGGGTAAGACGTCCtcttttaaaaacaatattaaaggatccatccaactaggtCCTGCCCTGATGCTGTGAACATGCATCAACTCGGCCTTCACCACCGAGGGCCTGTGTAGATCTTACATGAGTATAACTCGAGGTAGGCATTGCGCCGAGGAGGTGGCTAGCGTGGCAAGAGAATCAACATGGGTGTTTCCGTTCCTGGACATATGCTTTAGGCTAAAAGGGTTAAAACGCGTCTGCAAGCGCTTAGCTTGAACCAaatactcttgcattctttcatccttcgcctccaattccccattTACTTGTCCTACAACAAGccttgagtccgagaacatgTTTATGGATTTTCCACCTAATTTCTCGACCATAGACATTCCTTCCAACAGGGCCTCATATTCTGCCTTGTTATTCGTGGCCGAAAAACCCAGCTTTAGCGATTTCTCGATGGTAATTCTCTTGGGGGAAATCAGGATGAGCCCCACCCCAGAGCCCTTTTGATTTGTCGCGCTGTTAATGTATGCTTTCCAACAAGTGGGCCCTTACTGAGAGACTGTGTCGACCAGTTTTTCGTTTGTGCTTGGTACCCCTCCCCCTTCTTCTGGTGAGGGTTTAGTAAACTTAGCTATCAGATCCGCGAGGACTTGGCCCTTCATAGCAGTGCGAGGCATGTAcctaatgtcgaaggcgccAAGAATGGTCCCCCACTTAGCTATTCTCCCTGTGTAATTGGCACTTCGGAGTATTGACCTGAGCGGGAGTTGGGTTAATACAACAATGGTGTGCACCtggaaatagtgggggagctttcgCGTGGCTTGTACGATCGCCAGGATGGCCTTTTCCAAGGGGAGGTAACGGATCTTTGCCTCATGCAACGACTTGCTCACGTAGTAGACAGACCGTTGTATGCCATTGTCCACCCGGATCAGCACCAGGCTCACTGTGTGAGGGGGGACAACAATGTAGGCGAATAAAACCTCGTCGGcttcaggactggacatgatatGCGGCCGAGCCAGATACTCTTTGAGCTGTTGGAAGGCTAAGGCGCATTCTTCAGTccactcaaaccctttccacttgtttaataagagaaagaaaggcCTACACCTATCCACCAAACGAGAGATAAAACAGTTCAAGGCGGCAATCATGCCGGTgagcttttggacctccttggggttccgaggaggctgcatgCTATGGATAGCTCTAATTTGGTCGGGGCTGACTTCAATACCTCTATGGGTCACTATATAGCCTAAGAATTTCCCTAATCCAACTCCGAACGAACACTTAGAAGCGTTCAGGCGCGGTCTGTACTTTCTCAGGACTTCAAAGATATCTCCGAGGTCCTTCAAATGATCGAACACCAATTTACTtttcaccaccatgtcatctatatagatTTCGATGCTCTTGCCCATCTGTAGTTCAAACATCTTGGTCATCATCCTCTAGTAGGTGGACCCGACGTTCTTCaagccaaaaggcatcaccttatagtggtagtttccaaCGGGGGTGACAAAAGCTGTTTTTTCTTGGTCGTCGGCGGCCAGGggtatttgatggtatccttgaaaggcatctaagaagATCATTCGAGGGTGTCCAACAGTCGAATCCACCAATCAatctatccgaggcataggaaaaggatccttcgggcaggccttattcaggtccgtgaagtccacgcagactcgccatttcccactcttctttttcaccacAACTGTATTGGCCAGCCACTCGGGGtagaaaacttctttgatagcccctgctttcttTAATTTCATCACCTCCTCTCTTACCGCATCCGCATGCTCTTTCAACGGTTGTCGAGGAGGTTGTTTCTTAGGCATAACGGCCGGACTAACATTAAGATGATGGCAAATGAAATTCGGATCGACCCCCGGAGcctcgtaggcgtcccatgcaaacacatccaCATTCTCTCTGAGAAAATCAATCAACTTTTCCTTCTCTTGGGGCGGCAGTTCTAAGTCTACTTGAAAAAATCTTTTAGGATCGGAGCCCACAAGAACTTTTTCCAAATCCTCACAACTCGCCTCCTCGGTAGGTCCCCCACCACCCGAGGTCGGGGCTGTTAATTGCTATAAGCCATTCTCGGCAGAAGTAGAGGGCTCGGTATTCGGTCATCGCGAGATGGCGGACACCATGCATTGCCGGGCCATGGCTTGGTCCCCGATCACTTCTTTGACCTGACCCTCCGACGGGTACTTCACCTTTTGGTGTAAGGTTGAGGATACAGCTCCTAGGGCATGAAGCCACGGTCTGGCTACTATGGCGGTGTAGGGCGAATATGCATCCACCACTATGAAATCCACTTCCACTATGTCTGAGCTTGTTTGTATAGGCAGCCTAATCTGGCCTTTCGGAGTAACAGTTTTCCCTTCGAAACTTACTAAATGGGAGTCGTATGTTGTCAGGTCTTCTGGTCTCAACttcagccccttgtacaagTCGGGGTACATTACCTTCATGACACTGCCTTGATCAACTagcaccctcttcacgtcatatCCCCCAATCCTAAGTGTGACGACTAGAGCATTGTCGTGGGGCTGGATGGTTCCAACTTTATCCTCATCTGAGAATCCGAGTATGGGCGAGGCCATCCCTTTAGCCCTCTTAGATTCACGGTCGTCAGCTTCAATGGGGAGTCGAGCCACTGACATCACTCTAAAAGGATGGGAGCCGGTTCTTTCTAGagcggcaagaatgacattatCGTGCCAATAGGCGGTCTCAAGGTGCTTTGCCTTGCCTCGACGCCCGTCTGCTCTTGTCGTCCAACGGGATAATGCAAGAGATGTCTCAGCTTTCCCTCTTGAACCAGCCGGTCCAAGTGGTTTTTCAGGTTTCTGCAGTCATCAGTGGTGTGCCCTGGTTCCTAGTGGTATTCGCAATATAGGCTCTGGTTATGTTTCGCGGGGTCGCTTGCCATCCTACTTAGCCATTGAAAGAACGATTTGTTCTTGACTTTTTCTAAGATTTTATGtaatggttctcggaacacagcgtggactGCCTGTGCCTCGGTGGATCTAGACTGCTTTAAGTAATCCCTTCTCGGCCGGTTATTGTTGCCAaatcggtccgacctgaagtccctcctctcctgagggacaacctttGCTTTGCCCTTTCCCGTCTATTGGTCCTCTTCGACCCTCTTGTACTTGTCGATTCGGTCTATGAGTTGGCGCACGCTGGTGACCGGTTTCCCAGTTAAGGACTTCCTTAAACCGTGCTCTGTCGGCAGGCCTctcttgaaggtgctgatggcgacgtcatcgtaatTTCCCTCTATCTCGTTATAtatctcccaatacctatctGAGTAGGCCTTCAGGGTCTCTCCTTCTCGCATGAACAAGGACAGGAGGGAATCTAagggccgaggaaccctgctgcTCGTTATGAAGCGAGAACCGAAAGCTTGGGTTAGTTGCTTAAAAGAATTTATGGAGTTTGGCTTGAGGctgtcaaaccatctcatcgccatgtGTCCCAAACTGGACgggaacaccttgcacatcaacGCCTCGTCTCTGgaatggacggccatcctctggttAAACTGGCTTACGTTCGACCGTTATATATAGCAAAAGTGGGTTGGTGGAATTGCCGAGGAAGTTCAGCCCCTTCTATCTTGCGCATGAAGGGTGACTGAGAGATGCGGTCCAAGGCCTTACTCATGGTGTCGTTTGCTAGGCCCTTGTAAGACAAACTTTTGTGGCCGTGTTTGTGAGGttgctcttcctcataggagaagGTTTCACTTGGTGGGATTCTCGACCTTCGCCTGTACTCATTGTTCTCTTCATCGTTGGTGTTTGGACTGGGGGAAGGACACCTTCGCTGTGCTCGGCGTAACTTCCTCTTCAAGTTGTCGATTTCTTGCTGTAAAGCCCTAGTATCGTCCTGCTTTTGGGATGCATGAcctttccctttcgagcgacCTCTACTCGGGTGGGAGGTATTCACGCTATCCTCTCGTCGCTTGTTTTGATCTCTTTCCCGTTCGAGGTTCAGAAAGTTGTCTTGCCATTGGGATTCTGATCCAAAGAGCCCCGGGagaatgaatttatagagagtgggctataGAACTAGGCCTAAACGAAGTGTATTCTAGTTAAAGTTGGgccataaaatgattgaaaataagaaaatcccATTCACGTCCATAGATTCTTAGTACGAGGAGACGCGTGGAATGAACACAGATCCTTGTTCAAAGACTATGGTTCTTGCACTGTTCTTCTGTTCTCGAAGTCATcagggccttacacttgttgatcatctggaccctCACTTGAGTGCCTATCCCATCAAACATCCCCCTCCAtctttttgtgagttgtggtagccaagatagcactgttcacaggtcctttccacattaatgctgctagaaaagtagctgcaatgcatttaatgtggcagctgcagCCTTTCCTTGGACACCTTACGCTTCCTTCCTTCCTACGGGCCTGTGTGACTCATCCTTGTTACTAATGCCCGTTGGGGTGGGTCCTTCTAGCAGACAGAGTGCATGTTTGAGACATATTTGTTACGTCggaggagacatttctcctcggactgCCTTCTAAACATCTTCAGGCTCACAAAAGTTGGGCTGGGAGCCCTTTTGGCACTCATGTCTTCTCCTCAAACGTGGTCAATCTTCTCATacggggcccaaggcccatgaTCTTGGGCCTTTGCCCCTACAGTAGCCATGTTAATTGTTTAGTGGGAGTTGTAGTCTTagactacaactaagtttgtagctaaattttatctttaaactttagttttcttaaaaatatattaggtctttacaaacaaaaagaaaaggtttaagaaaattttatttaactaaaattttgaaagacgTGTAGCTTGTAGTATTGATAATGAAATTAtcatgcaataatttcaaaataagaaaatttgtaaaaagaaattgtaagactttttttttttgtcaaaatataaaattatctttttattaaattttgtataatttaagtttttttttaatgatgctcctaaaaaaaattcttgaagcCACCGAGGAATTACTTCATAGTTCATATTTCAAACCTTTTGTTATCATTTAATCCATCAATCTAGTAGTTTAACATTTTATTGCTTAAATTATGGGCACTAGTATAAGTAATCatcccttctcaaaaaaaaaaaaaaaaaaaaaaaaatgtataagtaaTCATCAACGGGACCTTTCATGCGGCTTCATTATTTCAACCTTTTTAAGTCTTTTAAAATGTGTACCGCTtttctgtcaaaaaaaaaaaaaaaaaagtctttaaaATGTGTCCTCCTTATGATTTAGCTTCGAAAACGCTCCTTCTTTTCTGACTCCTGAAGCAAGTTTATCCTTAGTTTTGAAGTTTTCCCTTCGTACTTTAACAAATAAGGTACAATTATATTGTCTGGTGATGACCTTAATGCACATGAAAATCACTGCTCGTACTTTGACTTGAATAATTCTAGGCTTCTAGCAGTCCTTTTTCTCATTAAGAAACATGGGAAAACAAAGACCTACCAACTAAACTATCAATTTATTTGTTGTTTAGGGCATGAGCATGAGTTTGAATTAGCTTATttgagcattagcattggggtgTAAAACTTCTcaaattgctattttacatCTTCATATGCTTAAAATTTGGTTTAACTGGGTTGctattgctaaaaaaatttagcaacagTAAATAGTGGGTTCCAGCATTCACATTTAAGGATATAAAAAAAGACCTATTTTACATCATCAaatactattttatctattttgccAACTCATTTAAGAATCTCAATTCTTATTTTacacaacccaataaaataatataacctacacaatcaaataaaaaaaaaaaattgtttctctctctctctctctctccaataaaattaatttttatatttacaacCCATGAATTGTATGTTGTATATTTAAGAACTTACTATTCATAGTTGctaaaaaaaagatatacaTACCTAGATaaaatttttgaggttttggtTGGTAAAATAGCAAATTGGGGGGTTTTTACAACCCACTGTAGCTcaagatgtaaattttttttataatattttattctctctttttgcaaataaaaataaaatactcctctctctctctcatcagttctctctctctcaacaaacTCGAATCTCTCAAACCAATGCTTTCTCATCTCCCAGCTACTGATGATGGTAGGGCGGTGGTGGTGTGGTCGTGGGTTTTGGTGGCGTGGGGTTATAGGCTATAGGTCACGTGGGTTGTGATTTCTGTCATCTATGGAGTGGGTTGTTGCTAGGTGTGGGGTGGTTCGATGGTGGTGGCACGGTGGTAGCGTGGTTGTGGTGGCATGAGGGTTATGGGTTATGTGGCATGGGTTTTCGCTTGGTTGTGGGGTGGTCCGATGGTTGTGGTACGGTGGTGGCGTGGTGGCATGGGGGTTGTAGGTTgtgggttttgagttttggtGTAGATCGGTGGTTGTGGTAGTGgttgtttgttgttttggtCGACGGTTATGGATTGGGTCGGCAGGCTCTAGTCCTTAGGTTGGAGCGGTGGTTGTGGTTTGTTCCGATGGGTTTGTGTGGGAAGTGGATGAGTTTTTTGTTTTCGTTTGTGGTGGGCAGTGGATGGTTTTGTGGCAgattttggtgggtttgtggtTTTGATGGTGTTTGTTGATTGTGGCATGGTGGTAGTGGCGATTATGGTTGTTATGGTTGGCAGTGTGGCTGATTATGGTGGTTGCTTtagttgttggtggtggtggctgaaTTGGGTTGATTGGGTTTGGGCGGTGGGggggttttttttggtttggatttgtGTGATGGGTGGTTATGGATTGAGTTGGCAGTCTCTAGTCCTTGGGCCAGAGCAATGATTGTGGTTTGTTCCGATGGGTTTGTGTGGGTAgtggatgagtttttttttgttttggtttgtggTGGGTAGTGGATGGTTTTGTGGTGGATTCTGGTGGGtttgtggtttggtggtggtggcaatTATGGTTGTTACGGTGGGCAATGTGGCTGATTATGGTGGTTGCTttggttgttggtggtggttttaggtttggttggtggtggtggctgagtTGGGTTGATTGGGTTTGGGTGGTGGGTAGTGGAggggttttttttgggtttgggtttgtgtgaTGGGTGGTTGAGAAGGAGAGAAAGAAATGggagttttatatttattttattgggtaatttatattattttatcagattgtatgaaaaaataagaattgtGATGTGGAGTGTAATTGTAAAATTAATTGATAAATTAGATAAAGTAGTATTTGATGAtgtaaaataggttttttttttacatctttaGTGCATTTTGTTGCGATTTGAAATTTTTGCTCAAAGAGTCCATtgtgaaaacacaaaaatttacattttaaaactGCAATTGTGATTATTGGCCCAAAATGCACTAACCAAATGGGTACTTAATGCGGAGAACTTTTGTTTAAAATACCCATTCATTTGGGATGCCACTACAAAAcgtttggagagaaaaaaaaatagactaaAGCTTCTTTAGAGaacacccaacaaaaaaactTTGGAAAGGAAGAGGTAATTTTATCTtcaattccttttcttttccagGTTGAAATTATAAGtgcaatgaagaaaaaaaggaaaaaaaaaggttgaaaatgAAATTCGCAAGTTCCGTCCTACAACAATGTCCAATGGTAAATTGTGGCACTTATTAcacatcaattttatttttttattcctaccatttgatttttttttaataagtgaaTTTTGATACAAGGTAAGGAAAACAAGATATTCGAACTAATAAtctatgcttaaaaaaaatcataatttatgCTTCATTGAGTTGTGGTTAAAAATTGACACAGAGTATTAAGTATTGTGTACATCATTCAATCTAGATTAGCATAGATTAATACACTCTAAAAAAATGactaagggtacgtttggtacattgAATGAGGATTACGACAtgaattgtaatatttattactaggaataaaatgtgttgtaatgtaataactaaatttattcataagtttggttgtaagttataacattagaataaaacttaagatttattttaggaaatatcttactaaTACAAAtatatctccttaaaaattgttattttttaactttaagagagatatatgttatttttatgattttttataattgttagatgtatatggaaagtttgtttatttggaaatatattaaaatttgaaattattgcacttatTAAGGAATAACTAATACAACCCTTTTAAagaagaatagttattcctcatttctctttgaagaataactattcataagaAATTACTAttctttgtaataaaaacacaactaaactaaataatagctaaattatagaaataactattacattacagtatatattacagtctaccaaacatgctaGTTTAATACTAGTCATACCTCACTTCTTGACCACtaccaaataaataataataattcaagaTAGTGCAAAATAAGAATTTCATAATCCTAGGCTTAGAATTAGAATACCACAAAGAGCTTACAAGAATCTTAGAACAAGCGGTTTTCAGTTAGCACAATTAGTAGAgtattttgttgtaaaataaaaaacttcacCAGTAGCAAACATTATAGGTTAAAATTCTCTTTTTGAAAATGTATAATTATATAACTTATAATAATATcaaacatattaaaattttaatttttttttttttaatttttaagaatcAAACATATGTAAAGTAGTATTAAGTCCACTAGTGAGTATGTCTAATCTCACAAAGAAGTTCATAGCAAAAAACAATCTCCCAAAGaagtaattaatatatactTTTGGGATACCATCCTGGAAACTCACGAACAATAGCTTTACAGAGCATTGCCTTGCAGAGCAAACGCGTAGAATCAGAGAATCACAATGCTAATGCCCAATTGCCAAGTAGTTACTGCTTGACTTTTCCATAGCGCATGGGCACTTTTGTAATTTCGTTTTGATTTAACATTTCTAatcctctcccttttttttttccctctaataAAGAAGTGATATGGAGTATATTTTTAGATAGTtcgaaaaaataaattaaaatatatatatatatatatatatatatatatatagccaattGAAGCTAGCTGCTACGCATTAGTATTGGAGCTTGTAAAAGCctcaaaattgtattttacaATCCACAAATACTAAAATGATGCTTTATCCGGTTTTCATATCCTAAACAATTTATAATATTGCTACAGTAGGCTCTTATGTATGCAACTTATTGTAGTagcttgtatttatttttttattctgttttatTCGTTCAGCCTCTTTCTTATCATTTTGTCTCCCTCTTTCACTGACTTTGGGTTTtaggttatattattttattatgtaaatatattattttaatatgttgtatgataaaataaaagttgggatgttggatgtattataaaatgaacaaaacttagatacagtaccttaggtgttgttccttaggtttttcttttaaaatttagccACATGGTTATTTAACTAAGAAATATACTTCTATCCCataagaaaaaatccacatgacagaatcttaagAAGGGAACCTTAAGAACAttacctaagtactgt
This DNA window, taken from Quercus robur chromosome 2, dhQueRobu3.1, whole genome shotgun sequence, encodes the following:
- the LOC126698782 gene encoding uncharacterized protein LOC126698782, which translates into the protein MSVARLPIEADDRESKRAKGMASPILGFSDEDKVGTIQPHDNALVVTLRIGGYDVKRVLVDQGSVMKVMYPDLYKGLKLRPEDLTTYDSHLVSFEGKTVTPKGQIRLPIQTSSDIVEVDFIVVDAYSPYTAIVARPWLHALGAVSSTLHQKVKYPSEGQVKEVIGDQAMARQCMVSAISR